In the genome of Saprospira sp. CCB-QB6, one region contains:
- a CDS encoding RHS repeat domain-containing protein, with protein sequence MHRIVSSNTYESNGVQWGKLLSRINGSHPDYRSSYSYDANGNIWNLTRYAENQLLDALTYYYSYEPPSAPSGSLPYSSNVLGGGLRGEQLQTNRLQFVRDGVSSSQSGIDIDSQAGESGLQRDGLHQNGVIIANYEYDEIGNLVRDSSEQIEEIVWNVQGKVQEVRFEAGKPGPDALKYEYGPMGNRLAKKKMYYGVDQYGLPIYWSTGQYYVRDPKGNVLAVYDHRDRLANVVNEAGDSLYLEELHLYGSARLGILQKRATLKEFQKSLEFTMIKSSAVVSSYQQLELGRRRYELSNHLGNVLATVSDKSLGQDSSQTGQADYYLAQVSSASLYYPFGWEMPGRKFVSGEGYRFGFNGKEDDRDWGTQNIQDYGFRLYNPSIGKFLSVDPLSPDYPWYTPYQFAGNKPIWAVDLDGAEEQFYGDYLQHLMDGFTSAVVSTAKNITKDVIDGVIDGAKKMPSQALTQALDDGLSSTMESYAGLKSSYDLASLSESDKQKIFKEDASETATILLYEFATGTGKELRYFDESHAITKALVSGYVLSDINEKLEEDGLDLDLRNLEPGKSISLGIPFSPTSNPLSWGPSAYRHGEATFNASKFFVGGAVASLSLDDSKMNVVVKIYNETSRYSLMLHMGENYYDRGELSTKAQIFTVIIPVDTSQLKENPCPEEYTVPINVQDTE encoded by the coding sequence TTGCATCGGATTGTTTCGTCGAATACCTATGAGAGTAATGGAGTGCAATGGGGCAAATTATTGTCGAGAATAAATGGATCCCATCCAGATTATAGAAGTTCATATAGTTATGATGCGAATGGGAATATTTGGAATTTGACGCGATATGCAGAGAATCAGTTGTTGGATGCGTTGACGTATTATTATAGCTATGAACCTCCATCGGCTCCATCGGGTAGCTTGCCTTATAGCTCAAATGTATTGGGTGGGGGGCTAAGAGGCGAACAGCTACAGACGAATCGTTTGCAGTTTGTTCGAGATGGGGTGAGTTCGTCGCAGAGTGGGATTGATATAGATTCTCAAGCGGGAGAATCAGGCTTGCAAAGGGATGGACTCCACCAAAATGGGGTCATAATAGCGAACTATGAATATGACGAAATCGGCAATTTGGTTCGAGATAGCTCGGAGCAGATTGAGGAGATTGTCTGGAACGTACAGGGCAAGGTGCAAGAGGTTCGTTTTGAGGCGGGCAAGCCGGGTCCTGATGCCTTGAAGTATGAGTACGGCCCCATGGGCAACCGCTTGGCTAAGAAGAAGATGTATTATGGTGTGGACCAATATGGTTTGCCCATATATTGGTCAACGGGACAGTATTATGTCCGTGACCCTAAGGGGAATGTGCTGGCGGTTTATGATCATCGGGATCGCTTGGCTAATGTGGTGAATGAGGCTGGGGATAGCCTGTATTTGGAGGAGCTGCATTTATATGGCTCGGCTCGTTTGGGGATATTGCAAAAAAGAGCGACCTTAAAGGAGTTCCAAAAAAGTTTGGAGTTTACTATGATTAAAAGTTCGGCAGTGGTGAGCAGCTACCAGCAACTAGAGCTGGGCCGCCGCCGCTACGAGCTTTCCAACCACTTAGGCAACGTCCTAGCTACGGTCAGCGATAAATCTTTGGGCCAAGACAGCAGCCAAACTGGACAGGCAGATTATTATTTGGCGCAGGTTTCTTCGGCTAGTTTGTACTACCCATTTGGTTGGGAAATGCCTGGGCGTAAGTTTGTGAGTGGGGAGGGGTATCGTTTTGGGTTTAATGGGAAGGAAGATGACCGAGATTGGGGGACGCAAAATATTCAGGATTATGGCTTTAGGTTGTATAATCCGAGTATAGGGAAGTTTTTGAGTGTGGATCCCTTGAGTCCGGATTATCCTTGGTATACGCCCTATCAGTTTGCTGGGAATAAGCCGATTTGGGCTGTTGATTTGGATGGTGCAGAGGAGCAATTCTACGGGGACTATTTACAGCATTTGATGGATGGTTTTACTAGTGCTGTAGTGAGCACAGCGAAAAACATAACAAAAGATGTGATTGATGGAGTGATTGATGGTGCCAAAAAGATGCCTAGTCAAGCACTTACTCAAGCACTTGATGACGGACTCTCAAGTACAATGGAGAGTTATGCAGGTTTAAAATCTAGTTATGACTTAGCATCATTGTCCGAGTCAGATAAGCAGAAAATTTTCAAGGAAGATGCATCAGAAACAGCAACTATTTTATTGTATGAATTTGCTACTGGAACAGGTAAGGAGCTTAGATATTTTGATGAAAGCCATGCAATTACTAAAGCTTTAGTGAGTGGATATGTACTTTCTGACATAAATGAAAAGTTGGAAGAAGATGGATTAGATTTAGATCTTAGAAACTTGGAGCCTGGAAAAAGCATTAGCCTAGGAATACCATTTAGTCCAACCTCAAATCCATTGTCATGGGGCCCGTCAGCATACAGACATGGGGAAGCAACTTTCAATGCATCCAAGTTTTTTGTTGGAGGGGCGGTGGCTTCTCTTTCTTTAGATGATAGTAAAATGAATGTAGTTGTTAAAATTTATAATGAGACTTCTCGCTACTCCCTTATGCTTCATATGGGAGAAAATTATTATGATAGAGGTGAGTTGTCAACAAAAGCACAGATATTTACTGTGATAATTCCTGTAGACACAAGTCAACTAAAAGAAAATCCTTGTCCAGAAGAATACACTGTTCCTATTAATGTTCAAGACACAGAATAA
- a CDS encoding RHS repeat domain-containing protein has translation MSGNVREVAYQAGEVDAFYHKYSYDADNRLRLAYSSEDGRLWQKEARYYYYAHGPLARVELGEELLGSDYRYSLQGWIIGVNGLVKNAVWTDPGLDGHETGRHRWFSRDEYAYGLGYNELAYTPIGGSSLNDGAAWGEMSGDILSKDGVSGLFNGNIAYMQTALPQLGREGMGTGRYASAYKYDQLHRIVSSNTYESNGGQWSKLLSTINGSHPDYRSSYSYDANGNIWNLKRYAENQLLDALTYYYSYEPPSAPSGSLPYSSNVLGGGLRGEQLQTNRLQFVRDGVSSSQSGIDIDSQAGESGLQRDGLHQNGVIIANYEYDEIGNLVRDSSEQIEEIVWNVQGKVQEVRFEAGKAGPDALKYEYDPMGNRLAKKKMYYGVDQYGLPVYWSTGQYYVRDPQGNVLAVYDHRDRLANVVNEAGDSLYLEELHLYGSARLGILQKRATLKEFQKSLEFTMIKSSAVVSSYQQLELGRRRYELSNHLGNVLATVSDKSLGQDSSQTGQADYYLAQVSSASLYYPFGWEMPGRKFVSGEEYRFGFNGQEEDPDMGVVFKYRIHDARVGRFLSVDPLAPDYPWNSCYAFAENRVIDGIELEGLERIHYAATGEFIKGNPVLKNFNVGDKCNPYNPCSPRSNIENYVTESRLGMEVKMPLKKEFIVHYGFYQFYFEKFADIYKFDWSSVDPYRAQDGYYPEPYYNTLNRRETFLNNLSYLSGVAVGVFSSINGPKVLNRMSKAKPSVKGTQTTSRLSFAEFEALKMESGAGYITVYHKGKLANGRVSSNKNLSTGLNKKDVSALDRAGDVHEFKIPKDVYDKWMESGKIKDLKDFDFETGVYNQELRFDKSISDQLNGYKVK, from the coding sequence GTGTCGGGAAATGTTCGGGAGGTGGCCTATCAGGCAGGGGAAGTGGATGCGTTTTATCATAAGTACAGTTATGATGCAGACAATCGTCTTCGTTTGGCGTATAGTTCAGAGGATGGTCGTTTGTGGCAGAAGGAGGCGCGTTATTACTATTATGCGCATGGACCGTTGGCGAGAGTGGAGCTAGGAGAAGAGCTATTGGGCTCTGATTATCGTTATAGCTTGCAGGGCTGGATAATTGGGGTGAATGGCTTGGTGAAGAATGCGGTTTGGACAGATCCTGGATTGGATGGTCATGAGACGGGCCGTCATCGCTGGTTTAGTCGAGATGAGTATGCATATGGCTTGGGCTATAATGAGTTGGCTTATACGCCAATTGGGGGCTCATCTTTGAATGATGGAGCGGCATGGGGTGAAATGTCAGGAGATATTTTATCGAAAGATGGGGTTTCAGGCTTGTTTAATGGCAACATCGCTTATATGCAGACGGCCTTGCCACAACTAGGCCGAGAAGGGATGGGAACAGGTCGATATGCTAGTGCGTATAAGTATGATCAGTTGCATCGGATTGTTTCGTCGAATACCTATGAGAGTAATGGAGGGCAATGGAGCAAATTATTGTCGACAATAAATGGATCCCATCCAGATTATAGAAGTTCATATAGTTATGATGCGAATGGGAATATTTGGAATTTGAAGCGATATGCAGAGAATCAGTTGTTGGATGCGTTGACGTATTATTATAGTTATGAACCTCCATCGGCTCCATCGGGTAGCTTGCCTTATAGCTCCAATGTATTGGGTGGGGGGCTAAGAGGCGAACAGCTACAGACGAATCGTTTGCAGTTTGTTCGAGACGGGGTGAGTTCGTCGCAGAGTGGGATCGATATAGATTCTCAAGCGGGAGAATCAGGCTTGCAAAGGGATGGACTCCACCAAAATGGGGTCATAATAGCGAACTATGAATATGACGAAATCGGCAATTTGGTTCGAGATAGCTCGGAGCAGATTGAGGAGATTGTCTGGAACGTACAAGGCAAGGTGCAAGAGGTTCGTTTTGAGGCAGGCAAGGCGGGTCCTGATGCCTTGAAGTATGAGTACGACCCCATGGGCAACCGCTTGGCCAAGAAGAAGATGTATTATGGAGTGGACCAATATGGTTTGCCCGTATATTGGTCAACGGGACAGTATTATGTCCGTGACCCTCAGGGGAATGTGCTGGCAGTTTATGATCATCGGGATCGCTTGGCTAATGTGGTGAATGAGGCTGGGGATAGCCTGTATTTGGAGGAGCTGCATTTATATGGCTCTGCCCGTTTGGGGATCTTGCAAAAAAGAGCGACCTTAAAGGAGTTCCAAAAAAGTTTGGAGTTTACTATGATTAAAAGTTCGGCAGTGGTGAGCAGCTACCAGCAACTAGAGCTGGGCCGCCGCCGCTACGAGCTCTCCAACCACTTAGGCAACGTACTGGCTACGGTCAGCGATAAATCTTTGGGCCAAGACAGCAGCCAAACGGGACAGGCAGATTATTATCTGGCGCAGGTTTCTTCGGCTAGTCTATATTATCCATTTGGTTGGGAAATGCCTGGGCGCAAGTTTGTGAGTGGGGAGGAGTATCGTTTTGGGTTTAATGGGCAAGAGGAGGATCCTGATATGGGAGTGGTGTTTAAGTATCGTATCCATGATGCGAGAGTTGGTAGGTTTTTGTCTGTGGACCCACTTGCGCCAGATTATCCTTGGAATAGTTGTTATGCTTTTGCGGAGAATCGGGTGATTGATGGGATTGAATTGGAGGGGCTAGAACGTATCCATTATGCAGCGACAGGTGAATTTATAAAAGGAAATCCTGTACTTAAAAATTTTAATGTTGGAGATAAATGTAATCCTTATAACCCTTGTAGTCCAAGATCTAACATAGAAAACTATGTGACAGAATCTAGGCTTGGGATGGAAGTTAAAATGCCTCTAAAAAAAGAGTTTATTGTACATTATGGATTTTATCAGTTTTATTTTGAAAAATTCGCTGATATATATAAGTTTGACTGGTCTTCGGTTGATCCTTATCGAGCACAAGATGGATATTATCCTGAACCATATTATAATACTTTAAACCGAAGAGAAACATTCCTTAATAATTTATCATATCTTTCAGGGGTTGCAGTAGGTGTATTTAGTAGCATTAATGGACCGAAAGTACTTAATCGCATGTCAAAAGCAAAACCATCTGTAAAAGGAACTCAAACAACAAGTAGATTATCATTTGCTGAATTTGAAGCTTTGAAGATGGAATCGGGAGCGGGATATATAACTGTATACCATAAGGGGAAGTTAGCAAATGGTAGGGTTTCTAGTAATAAAAATTTATCTACAGGTCTTAATAAGAAGGATGTTTCAGCACTTGATAGAGCAGGAGATGTTCATGAATTTAAAATACCCAAAGATGTTTATGACAAATGGATGGAAAGTGGAAAAATAAAAGACCTTAAGGATTTTGATTTTGAAACAGGAGTCTATAATCAAGAGTTAAGATTTGATAAAAGTATAAGTGACCAACTAAATGGCTATAAAGTAAAATAG
- a CDS encoding RHS repeat domain-containing protein, whose amino-acid sequence MSGNVREVAYQAGEADAFYHKYSYDADNRLRLAYSSEDGRLWQKEARYYYYAHGPLARVELGEELLGSDYRYSLQGWIIGVNGLVKNAVWTDPGSDGHETGRHRWFSRDEYAYGLGYNELAYTPIGGSSLNDGAAWGEMSGDILSKDGVSGLFNGNIAYMQTALPQLAREGMGLGRYAAAYKYDQLHRIIASNTYEYNGGQWNKLLRDGLNSPANPKNYGTSYSYDANGNILSLLRYAADQQIDDLSYHYVYDVNPAQLPVVSSQATGQLFSNTLQYVTDGVGASTVGDLTSQPGQDGVAASSQNYGYDEIGNLVRDSSEQIEEIVWNVQGKVQEVRFEAGKPGPDALKYEYGPMGNRLAKKKMYYGVDQYGLPVYWSTGQYYVRDPQGNVLAVYDHRDRLANVVNEAGDSLYLEELHLYGSARLGILKKRATLKEFQKSLELPGDDLGDLLLFKSSAALVASSYQQLELGRRRYELSNHLGNVLATVSDKSLGQDSSQTGQADYYLAQVSSASLYYPFGWEMPGRKFVCGEGYRFGFNGKEDDRDWGTQNIQDYGFRLYNPSVGKFLSVDIVEATFPMLTPYQFASNNPVGAIDLEGLQGVLIAFSGGVFGEGELVDYNSPDSRGAAVKMARDVSLAGKGEGIDIRSAAIYTGPKEATLETAMNFLKENLRKGDKIVIYGYSAGGVRALQFLRELKENPETRSLVVNDVILVDPAMGPWSMHVDRNIEDNVKYITHYYQTTSSPIGSRGYPLTLSKSSPRRQILGEQEVANSDHAGIPLQVFDQTKDIAIFSLFPPMTLEDLENNNDAMPEITPLDALPGLSDISSGSAAQSSGSQAEGISSGAGGGVSGSSSGIGKRIDYK is encoded by the coding sequence GTGTCGGGGAATGTTCGGGAGGTGGCCTATCAGGCCGGGGAAGCGGATGCGTTTTATCATAAGTATAGTTATGATGCGGACAATCGTCTTCGTTTGGCGTATAGTTCAGAGGATGGTCGTTTGTGGCAGAAGGAGGCGCGTTATTACTATTATGCGCATGGACCGTTGGCGAGAGTGGAGCTAGGAGAAGAGCTATTGGGCTCTGATTACCGTTATAGCCTGCAGGGCTGGATAATTGGGGTGAATGGCTTGGTGAAGAATGCGGTTTGGACAGATCCTGGATCGGATGGTCATGAGACGGGCCGTCATCGCTGGTTTAGTCGAGATGAATATGCTTATGGCTTGGGCTATAATGAGTTGGCTTATACGCCAATTGGGGGTTCATCTTTGAATGATGGAGCGGCATGGGGTGAAATGTCAGGAGATATTTTATCGAAAGATGGGGTTTCAGGCTTGTTTAATGGCAATATTGCCTATATGCAGACGGCCTTGCCACAATTGGCTCGAGAGGGGATGGGCTTAGGTCGATATGCTGCTGCGTATAAATACGATCAGTTGCATCGGATAATAGCCTCGAATACCTATGAGTATAATGGAGGGCAATGGAATAAACTGTTGCGGGATGGACTGAATAGTCCAGCGAATCCCAAGAACTATGGGACTAGTTATAGCTATGATGCGAATGGAAATATCTTGAGTTTATTGCGTTATGCAGCTGATCAGCAGATAGATGATTTAAGCTATCATTATGTTTATGATGTTAATCCTGCACAATTGCCAGTGGTTTCTAGCCAAGCTACAGGGCAGTTGTTTAGCAACACATTGCAGTATGTGACGGATGGCGTAGGGGCGTCAACGGTAGGCGATTTGACTAGTCAGCCGGGACAAGATGGGGTAGCAGCTTCCTCACAGAACTATGGTTATGACGAAATCGGCAATTTGGTTCGAGATAGCTCGGAGCAGATTGAGGAGATAGTTTGGAACGTACAGGGCAAGGTGCAAGAGGTTCGTTTTGAGGCGGGCAAGCCGGGTCCTGATGCCTTGAAGTATGAGTACGGCCCCATGGGTAATCGCTTGGCTAAGAAGAAGATGTATTATGGTGTGGACCAATATGGTTTGCCCGTATATTGGTCAACGGGACAGTATTATGTCCGTGACCCTCAGGGGAATGTGCTGGCGGTTTATGATCATCGGGATCGCTTGGCTAATGTGGTGAATGAGGCTGGGGATAGCCTGTATTTGGAGGAGCTGCATTTATATGGCTCGGCTCGTTTGGGGATCTTGAAAAAAAGAGCGACCTTAAAGGAGTTTCAAAAAAGTTTGGAGCTTCCTGGTGATGATTTGGGTGATTTGCTTCTGTTTAAAAGTTCGGCTGCACTAGTGGCGAGCAGCTACCAGCAACTAGAGCTGGGTCGCCGCCGCTACGAGCTGTCCAACCACTTAGGCAACGTACTGGCTACGGTCAGCGACAAATCTTTGGGCCAAGACAGCAGCCAAACGGGACAGGCAGATTATTATCTGGCGCAGGTATCTTCGGCAAGCCTATACTATCCCTTCGGTTGGGAAATGCCTGGCCGTAAGTTTGTGTGTGGGGAGGGGTATCGTTTTGGGTTTAATGGGAAGGAGGATGACCGAGATTGGGGGACGCAAAATATACAGGATTATGGCTTTCGGTTGTATAATCCGAGTGTAGGGAAGTTTTTGAGTGTGGATATTGTTGAAGCTACATTTCCGATGTTAACACCATATCAATTTGCAAGTAATAATCCAGTTGGAGCAATTGATTTAGAAGGTTTGCAAGGTGTTCTCATTGCATTTTCTGGTGGAGTATTTGGAGAAGGGGAACTAGTTGATTATAATAGCCCAGACTCTAGAGGAGCTGCAGTAAAAATGGCAAGAGACGTATCCCTAGCAGGAAAAGGTGAGGGAATAGATATAAGATCAGCAGCAATATATACTGGTCCAAAAGAAGCTACATTAGAAACAGCAATGAACTTTTTAAAAGAAAACTTGCGAAAAGGAGATAAAATTGTAATATATGGATATAGTGCAGGAGGAGTAAGGGCTTTGCAATTTCTTAGAGAATTAAAAGAGAACCCTGAAACGAGATCTTTGGTGGTTAATGATGTAATATTAGTAGATCCTGCCATGGGGCCATGGTCTATGCATGTAGATAGAAATATAGAAGATAATGTTAAATACATAACACACTATTATCAAACAACAAGTTCTCCAATAGGTTCTAGGGGGTATCCTTTGACTTTGTCAAAATCATCGCCTCGGCGTCAAATTTTAGGTGAACAGGAAGTTGCAAATTCAGATCATGCTGGAATTCCTCTTCAAGTTTTTGATCAAACAAAAGATATTGCAATATTTTCACTTTTTCCACCAATGACATTAGAGGATCTAGAAAATAATAATGATGCCATGCCCGAGATCACTCCTCTTGATGCTCTACCTGGATTGAGTGATATCTCTTCTGGTTCTGCAGCCCAAAGTTCTGGAAGTCAAGCAGAGGGGATAAGTTCTGGTGCAGGCGGAGGTGTATCGGGCTCTTCCTCAGGGATAGGGAAAAGAATAGATTATAAATAA
- a CDS encoding polymorphic toxin type 44 domain-containing protein, producing MQYEYDPMGNRLAKKKLYVDGPVDIRSEGQYYVRDPQGNVLAVYQYNEENIALVDDKDSLYLEELHLYGSARLGILKKALALRYRDESGAVGLPAGSLLKTALAQSSYQQLELGRRRYELSNHLGNVLATVSDKSLGQDSSQTGQADYYLAQVSSASLCYPFGWEMPGRKFVSGEDYRFGFNGVEQEDEIAEGVNFTYFRMQDSRLGRWWSHDPKPNVSVSPYAMMENNPVMFSDVLGDTTVVDKVGNIIRMDVKVEGKIIKRPLDNYPVDLSRTQRTDDLVFMKNKDGSLTKLGEFGGKIDISTIYANLIDQNYKEVMSWKKAGTAIAFSFFQKVRGGGDWDYKIQDETIYGYVNFSEKNPDDSKNTKFIFGTQMMEPQDIGNHHFGVMGLATNIFSEYILLSQAGAAQMRSGTSKPEWQKYKWHTYESEFGGTMRYRGRMLPPYGDDPRDQSWIRKGFNYYHQYKPLLDNSYKSFFKQQQKEKGNGGSAGMGGHAGRQPNYYRSKK from the coding sequence TTGCAATATGAGTACGACCCCATGGGCAACCGCTTGGCCAAGAAGAAATTGTATGTTGATGGTCCTGTAGATATTCGGTCAGAGGGGCAGTATTATGTCCGTGACCCTCAGGGGAATGTGCTGGCGGTTTATCAGTACAATGAAGAAAATATTGCGCTGGTCGATGACAAAGATAGTTTGTATTTGGAGGAGCTGCATTTATATGGTTCGGCCCGTTTGGGGATCTTGAAAAAAGCCTTAGCTTTAAGGTATCGGGATGAGTCGGGGGCCGTTGGTTTGCCTGCTGGGAGTCTGCTCAAAACGGCTTTGGCGCAAAGTAGCTACCAGCAACTAGAGCTAGGTCGCCGCCGCTACGAGCTGTCCAACCACTTAGGCAACGTACTGGCTACGGTCAGCGATAAATCCTTGGGCCAAGACAGCAGCCAAACGGGGCAGGCAGATTATTATCTGGCGCAGGTATCTTCTGCAAGCCTATGCTACCCCTTTGGTTGGGAAATGCCTGGGCGTAAGTTTGTGAGTGGGGAGGACTATCGTTTTGGGTTTAATGGGGTGGAGCAAGAAGATGAAATAGCCGAAGGAGTCAATTTTACCTATTTTAGGATGCAAGATAGTCGCTTGGGCCGTTGGTGGAGCCATGACCCTAAGCCTAATGTTTCTGTTTCGCCTTATGCTATGATGGAGAATAATCCAGTCATGTTTTCAGATGTTTTGGGGGATACGACAGTAGTTGATAAGGTTGGTAATATTATAAGGATGGATGTGAAGGTAGAGGGGAAAATAATAAAGCGCCCTCTAGATAATTATCCTGTAGATTTATCGAGGACGCAAAGAACAGATGATTTAGTTTTTATGAAAAATAAGGATGGATCCCTTACTAAGTTAGGAGAGTTTGGAGGAAAAATAGATATATCAACTATTTATGCTAATTTAATTGATCAAAATTATAAAGAGGTAATGTCTTGGAAAAAAGCAGGAACCGCTATTGCTTTCAGTTTTTTTCAAAAAGTAAGAGGAGGAGGAGATTGGGATTATAAAATTCAGGATGAAACTATATATGGGTATGTTAATTTCTCAGAAAAAAATCCTGATGACTCTAAAAATACTAAGTTTATATTTGGAACTCAAATGATGGAGCCTCAAGATATAGGTAATCATCATTTTGGCGTAATGGGGCTGGCTACGAATATATTTAGTGAGTACATTTTATTATCGCAGGCAGGAGCGGCTCAAATGAGATCTGGAACTTCAAAACCAGAGTGGCAGAAGTATAAGTGGCATACTTATGAAAGTGAATTTGGTGGAACTATGAGATACAGAGGCCGTATGTTGCCTCCGTATGGAGATGACCCAAGAGATCAAAGCTGGATTAGGAAAGGTTTTAACTACTATCATCAATATAAACCATTACTAGACAATAGTTATAAAAGCTTTTTTAAGCAACAACAAAAAGAAAAAGGAAATGGTGGATCAGCAGGGATGGGAGGACATGCTGGGAGACAGCCCAACTATTATAGATCTAAAAAATAG
- a CDS encoding RHS repeat-associated core domain-containing protein, with amino-acid sequence MGQDSSQTGQADYYLAQVSSASLYYPFGWEMPGRKFVSGEGYRFGFNGKEGNPDIADGNLDFGARNYDGRIGRWWSVDPLQSKYPSLSPYAAMDNSPMYKNDPTGESGEVTIDKESKTITVSAHIIFYGDRSSEALAVQTAQDIEETWNAAKGTVNIGGVTYNVKFEITAENNALISEEDIKKNKNIKNNYVRIEDNTSVGISYMDCLGCNTGVWKLSNVEHNNTKTEGHEMGHSWGLDHPTGNVLISYGNNQYASAADLRGVPEGISIMAPRGSIVDPDYQWNSTKSITRMGTITKGHYAGFDVLQLEQGATVDPNKRKVTQKDIENLGLDQLQFDHEGKADLGTLKNEYHEKGD; translated from the coding sequence TTGGGCCAAGACAGCAGCCAAACGGGACAGGCAGATTATTATTTGGCGCAGGTATCTTCGGCAAGCCTATACTATCCCTTCGGTTGGGAAATGCCTGGCCGCAAGTTTGTGAGTGGGGAGGGGTATCGTTTTGGGTTTAATGGGAAGGAAGGAAATCCTGATATTGCAGATGGAAACCTTGACTTTGGCGCAAGAAATTATGATGGGAGAATTGGCCGATGGTGGTCTGTGGATCCTTTACAATCGAAGTATCCTAGTCTAAGTCCATATGCAGCAATGGATAATAGTCCAATGTACAAAAATGACCCTACTGGTGAGAGTGGAGAAGTTACAATAGATAAAGAATCTAAAACTATAACAGTATCTGCACACATCATTTTCTATGGTGATCGTTCTTCAGAAGCATTGGCAGTTCAAACTGCACAGGATATCGAGGAGACTTGGAATGCTGCGAAAGGAACGGTTAACATAGGAGGGGTTACATACAATGTTAAGTTTGAAATTACAGCTGAGAATAATGCCTTAATAAGCGAGGAAGACATAAAAAAGAATAAAAATATAAAGAATAATTATGTTCGTATTGAAGATAATACTTCAGTAGGTATTTCCTATATGGATTGTTTGGGGTGCAATACAGGAGTATGGAAGTTGTCAAATGTTGAGCACAATAATACTAAAACGGAAGGACATGAAATGGGGCATAGTTGGGGATTAGATCATCCAACTGGAAATGTTTTGATTTCGTATGGAAACAATCAGTACGCGTCAGCTGCTGATCTACGTGGTGTGCCTGAAGGGATATCTATTATGGCTCCTAGAGGATCAATAGTAGATCCAGACTATCAATGGAATAGCACGAAAAGTATAACACGTATGGGGACAATTACGAAAGGACATTATGCAGGTTTTGATGTATTACAACTTGAACAGGGTGCAACAGTAGACCCAAATAAAAGGAAAGTAACTCAAAAAGATATAGAAAATCTTGGACTAGATCAACTACAGTTTGATCATGAAGGTAAGGCTGATTTAGGAACCCTAAAAAACGAGTATCATGAGAAAGGAGATTAG
- a CDS encoding RHS repeat domain-containing protein: MGQDSSQTGQAYYYLAQVSSASLYYPFGWEMPGRKFVSGEDYRFGFNGKEDDRDWGTQNIQDYGFRLYNPSIGKFLSVDPLSPDYPWYTPYQFAGNMPIQYVDLDGLEPSMSDIQRAQETSNFPVVLKSIDDIRVESQVKHGLSSIKMHIRVPKNIAIRKTNPFVDPSPTRKGFRAGNGGSLTPAGHALQLHGNGSSQYKSASMLPKGAPGFEGTKYYVDIDKAVAEGAEFIDQDKLAQSMDDLVKDNPQYSKMAEKWKLNQVNEAEVLFKGDVSPKAIDNSLSMTLKKGAKGLGAASKAMTAYDLATAAKKSVDQESINPIAAEGIRQVGGWAGFSAGAAAAGAATSWLNVGGLIGTALNVSAGLLGGVAGYFAADAVADQIDEN, translated from the coding sequence TTGGGCCAAGACAGCAGCCAAACTGGACAGGCATATTATTATTTGGCGCAGGTTTCTTCGGCAAGCCTATATTATCCATTTGGTTGGGAAATGCCTGGGCGTAAGTTTGTGAGTGGGGAGGACTATCGTTTTGGGTTTAATGGGAAGGAAGATGACCGAGATTGGGGGACGCAAAATATTCAGGATTATGGCTTTAGATTGTATAATCCGAGTATAGGGAAGTTTTTGAGTGTGGATCCGTTGAGTCCGGATTATCCTTGGTATACGCCCTATCAGTTTGCTGGGAATATGCCGATACAATATGTAGACCTAGATGGTTTAGAACCATCAATGAGTGATATTCAACGGGCACAAGAAACAAGTAATTTTCCAGTAGTACTTAAATCAATTGATGATATTAGAGTAGAGTCACAAGTAAAACATGGACTTAGCTCTATAAAAATGCATATACGAGTGCCTAAAAATATAGCAATTAGAAAAACAAATCCATTTGTAGACCCATCTCCAACAAGAAAAGGATTTAGGGCAGGAAATGGAGGGAGTTTAACTCCTGCTGGACATGCTTTACAATTACATGGAAATGGAAGTTCTCAGTATAAATCAGCTTCAATGTTACCAAAAGGGGCGCCAGGATTTGAAGGGACTAAATACTATGTAGATATAGATAAGGCTGTTGCTGAGGGGGCTGAGTTTATAGATCAAGATAAGTTAGCACAAAGTATGGATGATTTGGTAAAAGATAATCCGCAGTATTCAAAAATGGCTGAAAAGTGGAAGCTAAACCAAGTAAATGAGGCTGAAGTACTGTTTAAGGGGGATGTGTCTCCTAAGGCAATTGACAATAGTCTTTCAATGACTTTAAAGAAAGGTGCTAAAGGTTTAGGTGCTGCGTCAAAAGCTATGACTGCTTATGATTTGGCAACGGCAGCAAAAAAAAGTGTTGATCAAGAATCGATAAATCCTATTGCTGCAGAAGGAATTCGACAGGTAGGTGGTTGGGCTGGATTTTCTGCAGGAGCTGCAGCAGCGGGAGCTGCAACGTCATGGTTGAATGTAGGGGGGCTTATTGGTACCGCTCTAAATGTTAGTGCTGGCCTTTTAGGAGGGGTCGCTGGCTATTTTGCTGCAGATGCTGTAGCTGATCAAATTGATGAAAATTAA